One Cryomorphaceae bacterium 1068 DNA window includes the following coding sequences:
- a CDS encoding aminodeoxychorismate/anthranilate synthase component II, whose amino-acid sequence MNRILVVDNYDSFTFNLVHILEAIANEDVDVFRNDDIELTQLAKYDYVVFSPGPGLPKESMNLVVLISEAIKQKKKVLGVCLGHQALAEATGGNLKNLEEVHHGVSHSIIVETKEPLFKGLPDTFKVGRYHSWVVDEDRLPGQWQVTCRDQEGEIMGMQHRELPVFGIQFHPESILSPEGKTILKNFLEV is encoded by the coding sequence ATGAACCGCATTCTGGTCGTAGATAATTACGACTCCTTCACTTTTAATTTGGTGCACATTCTCGAGGCTATTGCCAATGAGGATGTCGATGTGTTTCGAAACGATGATATCGAACTCACACAATTAGCCAAATACGATTACGTCGTTTTTTCTCCCGGTCCCGGTCTACCAAAAGAATCTATGAATTTGGTTGTTTTGATTTCTGAAGCTATCAAGCAAAAGAAGAAAGTACTCGGTGTTTGTTTGGGACATCAAGCCTTAGCTGAAGCCACCGGAGGAAACCTGAAGAATCTCGAAGAAGTACATCATGGCGTCTCGCATTCTATCATTGTCGAAACGAAGGAGCCACTCTTTAAAGGGCTTCCCGATACCTTCAAAGTAGGACGTTATCATTCGTGGGTTGTTGATGAGGACAGATTGCCAGGTCAATGGCAAGTGACTTGTCGGGATCAGGAAGGAGAAATCATGGGAATGCAGCATAGAGAGCTACCTGTTTTTGGAATTCAATTTCACCCTGAGAGTATTTTAAGTCCGGAAGGAAAGACTATTCTCAAGAATTTTTTGGAAGTATAA
- the frr gene encoding ribosome recycling factor, with product MQEEIDFILDTAKESMDKSIKHLENALLKIRAGKASPAMLDGVMVDYYGSQTPLNQVSNVNTPDARTLSVQPWEKAMLEPIERAIINANLGLNPQNNGELVMINVPALTEERRKDLVKKVKAEAEDAKVGIRNARKDANDEVKKLEKDGLSEDLAKDAIEEVQKITNQFSDKVDGEVERKEKDIMTV from the coding sequence ATGCAAGAAGAAATAGACTTTATTCTCGATACAGCTAAAGAGTCAATGGATAAATCCATTAAGCATCTCGAGAACGCATTGTTGAAGATCCGTGCAGGTAAGGCATCTCCTGCTATGCTTGACGGAGTCATGGTAGATTATTACGGATCTCAAACTCCGCTCAATCAAGTTTCCAACGTGAATACGCCTGACGCCAGAACCCTCTCGGTTCAGCCTTGGGAAAAAGCTATGCTGGAGCCGATTGAAAGAGCGATTATCAATGCCAATCTTGGACTCAACCCTCAGAACAATGGCGAATTGGTGATGATTAATGTTCCGGCACTTACGGAAGAACGCCGAAAGGATCTCGTTAAGAAAGTGAAGGCGGAAGCCGAGGATGCCAAAGTAGGTATTCGCAATGCGAGAAAAGATGCTAACGACGAAGTCAAGAAGTTGGAAAAAGACGGTTTGAGTGAGGACTTGGCGAAAGATGCTATAGAAGAAGTTCAAAAGATCACCAATCAATTTTCAGATAAAGTTGATGGCGAGGTCGAGCGCAAAGAAAAAGACATCATGACGGTTTAA
- the pyrH gene encoding UMP kinase codes for MPVKYKRILLKLSGEALMGEKQFGIDNNRLAQYAKEIKEIHELGVEIAIVIGGGNIFRGLQAAEGGMERTQGDYMGMLATVINGMALQSALEVTNIKTRLMSAIKMEQIAEPFIRRRAVRHLEKGRIVIFGAGTGNPYFTTDSAASLRAIEIEADVILKGTRVDGIYTADPEKDSSATKYSSITFNEVYEKGLNVMDLTAFTLCNENKLPIVVFNMNSPGNLRRLVEGENVGTLVNF; via the coding sequence ATGCCCGTAAAATACAAACGTATTCTTCTCAAACTTAGTGGAGAGGCCCTGATGGGCGAGAAGCAATTTGGAATTGACAACAATCGCTTGGCGCAATATGCCAAGGAAATCAAGGAGATTCACGAATTGGGAGTAGAGATTGCTATCGTAATAGGTGGAGGAAACATTTTCCGAGGTCTTCAAGCAGCCGAAGGCGGAATGGAGCGAACTCAAGGAGATTATATGGGTATGCTCGCCACTGTAATCAATGGAATGGCATTGCAGTCTGCACTCGAGGTAACGAATATTAAGACTCGATTGATGTCAGCTATTAAGATGGAGCAGATTGCCGAACCCTTCATCAGACGAAGAGCGGTAAGGCATTTGGAAAAAGGTCGTATAGTAATTTTCGGAGCAGGAACGGGGAATCCATACTTTACTACGGACTCAGCGGCATCTCTCCGTGCTATAGAAATCGAAGCAGACGTGATATTGAAAGGAACGCGGGTAGATGGAATCTACACGGCAGACCCCGAAAAAGATAGCTCGGCAACAAAATACAGCTCCATCACATTCAACGAGGTTTATGAGAAAGGCCTTAACGTAATGGATCTTACAGCATTTACGCTTTGCAATGAAAACAAGCTACCCATCGTAGTCTTTAATATGAATTCGCCTGGTAATTTGCGTCGTCTGGTAGAAGGTGAAAATGTAGGGACATTGGTCAACTTTTAA
- a CDS encoding T9SS type A sorting domain-containing protein produces the protein MRSFALILASLFLAQVITAQEYQMWYTHQDKMFKSITSDPGSGYRGVKVESYEVIGEDTVMTLSKAVQAKNAYEFAICFSIKYGWAGHKVIYRSTTGEHWITNMYGDSTFIKAQAEVGEIWPCFQSDVFGDARAEVLSISDSTFLGIQDSVKTIRFGLYNSDTDELISEIGRIHLSKHHGLISTLSFTTINAGWWDDGVFFTALFAQEPYYGFQVDHYYELVGISNANIGLTNLTEDEIYDFQEGDILHVVDEYEGGGLIEIREIVQRIEDGSEVSYVVDGASIYYSGSYLDPVIEGYNILEAQNYSMTLGAWLYPEVDMDALPGTIAATALDVGEGPTSTGMHINESDYRVKTTRDGSAFYYLSEPSFMDFDTCYYYTGGGGYCDDVSDVYSIEGLGGPYMECDNFSVRLVYYLKGGQEFGAPLGWEEWVLSAEALGIAEFNVFPNPASDHLYLLYRDRITSFSLATLSGKLIQEFTEDQITGGIDLSELSTGFYLYAAYSDGGLIKRGKLIIAQK, from the coding sequence ATGCGTAGCTTCGCCCTCATCCTTGCTTCTCTTTTTCTAGCTCAAGTTATCACTGCCCAAGAATACCAGATGTGGTATACACATCAGGACAAGATGTTCAAGAGCATTACTAGTGATCCTGGCTCAGGTTACCGCGGAGTTAAAGTTGAAAGTTATGAGGTCATCGGCGAGGATACGGTTATGACTTTGTCAAAAGCCGTACAAGCTAAAAATGCATACGAGTTTGCGATATGTTTTAGTATAAAATACGGCTGGGCAGGTCATAAGGTAATCTATCGATCCACTACCGGTGAACATTGGATTACGAATATGTACGGTGATTCGACCTTCATCAAGGCCCAAGCTGAAGTCGGGGAAATATGGCCTTGTTTTCAATCCGATGTTTTCGGTGATGCGCGAGCAGAAGTTCTCAGTATTAGTGATTCTACTTTCCTTGGAATTCAGGATTCTGTCAAAACAATCAGGTTTGGGCTGTACAATAGCGACACGGATGAATTGATTTCTGAAATAGGTCGAATCCACTTAAGTAAACACCACGGCCTGATTAGTACGCTCAGTTTTACGACGATCAATGCAGGTTGGTGGGATGACGGCGTCTTTTTTACTGCGCTATTTGCCCAAGAGCCATACTATGGATTTCAAGTGGACCATTACTATGAATTAGTCGGTATCAGCAATGCAAACATCGGTTTGACCAATCTCACCGAAGACGAAATTTACGACTTTCAGGAGGGAGATATCCTGCATGTAGTAGATGAATACGAAGGTGGAGGTTTAATCGAAATAAGAGAAATCGTTCAAAGAATAGAAGATGGAAGTGAAGTGAGTTATGTCGTGGACGGCGCTTCAATCTATTATTCAGGCTCTTACTTGGATCCTGTAATTGAAGGATACAACATCTTGGAAGCGCAGAATTACAGCATGACGTTGGGAGCATGGCTATATCCTGAAGTCGATATGGATGCTTTACCAGGTACCATTGCTGCTACTGCTCTAGATGTCGGCGAGGGTCCGACATCTACCGGAATGCATATAAATGAGAGCGATTACAGGGTCAAAACCACTCGAGATGGCTCAGCTTTTTATTATTTGTCTGAGCCGAGCTTCATGGATTTTGATACATGCTATTACTATACCGGAGGAGGGGGCTACTGTGACGACGTATCCGATGTTTATTCAATAGAAGGTCTGGGTGGGCCATATATGGAATGTGATAATTTTTCAGTGCGGCTGGTCTATTATTTGAAAGGCGGTCAGGAATTCGGGGCACCGTTAGGCTGGGAAGAGTGGGTTTTATCAGCTGAAGCGCTGGGAATAGCAGAATTTAATGTGTTCCCCAATCCTGCGAGCGATCATTTATATCTGCTTTACCGCGATCGCATTACGTCATTTTCATTGGCAACCCTCTCGGGTAAATTGATCCAAGAGTTCACCGAAGATCAAATAACCGGTGGGATTGATCTTTCGGAACTATCAACCGGATTTTATCTCTACGCTGCATATTCCGACGGCGGTTTGATCAAAAGAGGCAAACTAATCATTGCACAGAAGTGA
- the tsf gene encoding translation elongation factor Ts produces MMKITAAEVNKLRKQTGAGMMDCKKALVEAEGDFDKAIDILRKKGQKVAAKRSDRDATEGVVLAKTNEVNDMGVILVLNCETDFVAKNDDFVNLAQTILDKALEEKAGSLEELNAMKFPGSDLTIAEKIIEQTGVIGEKLDLSSFEKIEADSVVAYIHPGNKLASLVGLNKGNYNDLGRDIAMQVAAMAPVALDQAGVPQKVIDNEIEIGKDQAIQEGKPADLAEKIAKGRLNKFFQENTLLNQAFIKDNKKSIKQHLSDADKDLTITEFKRSSLS; encoded by the coding sequence ATCATGAAAATTACAGCAGCAGAAGTCAATAAGCTCCGTAAACAAACAGGAGCAGGCATGATGGATTGCAAAAAAGCCTTGGTAGAAGCCGAAGGTGATTTCGATAAAGCCATCGATATTCTTCGTAAGAAAGGTCAAAAGGTAGCCGCTAAGCGCAGCGACCGCGACGCGACCGAAGGTGTTGTTCTTGCTAAAACGAATGAAGTGAATGACATGGGAGTTATTCTCGTGTTGAATTGTGAAACTGACTTCGTAGCTAAGAACGATGATTTCGTGAATTTGGCGCAAACGATCCTCGACAAAGCTCTCGAAGAGAAAGCGGGTTCATTGGAAGAATTGAATGCCATGAAATTCCCTGGTTCTGATCTCACGATCGCTGAGAAAATTATCGAACAGACTGGGGTAATAGGTGAGAAGCTTGACCTTAGCAGTTTCGAGAAAATCGAAGCGGATAGCGTCGTGGCTTACATCCACCCAGGTAACAAGCTGGCTTCGTTGGTAGGTCTTAACAAAGGAAACTATAACGATCTTGGTCGCGACATAGCAATGCAAGTAGCTGCAATGGCTCCTGTTGCTTTAGATCAAGCAGGTGTTCCTCAGAAAGTCATCGACAACGAAATCGAGATAGGAAAAGACCAAGCTATTCAAGAAGGTAAGCCAGCCGACCTTGCAGAAAAAATTGCAAAAGGAAGGTTGAATAAATTCTTCCAGGAGAATACTCTACTGAATCAAGCTTTCATTAAAGACAATAAAAAGTCAATCAAGCAGCACCTTTCTGATGCTGACAAGGATTTGACGATCACTGAATTCAAACGTTCATCATTGAGCTAA
- the rpsB gene encoding 30S ribosomal protein S2, whose amino-acid sequence MSDKDQSQFKEMLDAGVHFGHLTRKWNPNMAPYIFDEKKGIHIIDLNKTSAKLDEACKAIRQVAKSGKKILFVATKKQAKAILDEKIKPTGMPYITERWSGGMLTNFATVRKAIRKMSSIDKMQQDGTFDTLSKRERLQIQRQRDKLEKTLGGIAELTRLPAAIFIVDIHKEHIALAEAKKLNITTFGMVDTNSDPTKVEFPIPSNDDASKSIAVILDKVSNAIMEGMDERKASKDKAAAQEKKDAEKKEADKKAAAEKKAADKKAADKKAAEAKKADEKKGEDKKAESTEKAS is encoded by the coding sequence ATGTCTGACAAAGACCAATCACAGTTTAAAGAAATGCTCGATGCGGGCGTTCACTTCGGCCACTTAACTCGTAAGTGGAATCCAAACATGGCTCCTTACATCTTCGATGAGAAGAAAGGAATCCACATCATTGACTTGAACAAGACTTCTGCGAAGCTGGACGAGGCCTGCAAAGCCATACGCCAAGTAGCTAAGTCGGGAAAGAAAATTCTTTTCGTGGCTACCAAGAAACAAGCGAAAGCCATCTTGGACGAAAAGATCAAGCCAACGGGAATGCCCTACATCACTGAAAGATGGTCAGGAGGTATGTTGACCAACTTTGCCACAGTTCGTAAAGCGATCCGCAAAATGTCCAGTATCGACAAGATGCAGCAAGACGGAACTTTTGACACTTTGTCAAAAAGAGAGCGTCTGCAAATTCAGCGTCAAAGAGACAAACTGGAAAAAACATTGGGTGGTATTGCAGAATTGACTCGTCTTCCCGCGGCCATTTTTATTGTAGATATTCATAAGGAGCACATTGCTCTTGCTGAAGCAAAAAAATTGAACATCACGACTTTTGGAATGGTTGATACCAACTCTGACCCAACAAAAGTTGAATTCCCAATTCCTTCAAATGACGATGCATCTAAATCCATCGCGGTAATCTTGGATAAAGTTTCCAACGCTATTATGGAAGGAATGGATGAGCGCAAAGCAAGCAAAGACAAAGCAGCGGCTCAGGAGAAGAAAGACGCTGAGAAGAAGGAAGCTGACAAGAAAGCAGCAGCAGAGAAAAAGGCAGCTGATAAAAAAGCAGCTGATAAAAAAGCAGCCGAAGCGAAAAAAGCTGACGAGAAAAAAGGTGAAGATAAAAAGGCTGAAAGCACAGAAAAAGCTAGTTAA
- the rpsI gene encoding 30S ribosomal protein S9, producing the protein MEVTNTLGRRKTSVARIYMSNGTGNVTVNGRDFKEYFPTMPLQYRIRQPFMLTETEGKYDVKVVVKGGGITGQIEAVRLAISRALVEIDEEMKPLLKAEGLLTRDPRMVERKKPGQPKARKQFQFSKR; encoded by the coding sequence ATGGAAGTAACCAATACGCTAGGCCGCCGCAAGACCTCCGTTGCACGTATTTACATGAGCAACGGTACAGGTAATGTGACTGTAAATGGTCGCGACTTCAAGGAATATTTTCCTACAATGCCTCTTCAGTACAGAATTCGTCAGCCTTTTATGTTGACAGAAACTGAAGGCAAGTACGACGTAAAAGTAGTCGTGAAGGGTGGAGGAATCACAGGTCAGATCGAAGCAGTTCGCTTGGCCATTTCCAGAGCTCTTGTTGAGATAGATGAAGAGATGAAGCCACTTCTTAAGGCAGAAGGTCTTCTTACACGTGACCCAAGAATGGTAGAGCGTAAGAAGCCGGGTCAGCCTAAGGCTCGTAAGCAATTTCAGTTTAGCAAGCGTTAA
- the rplM gene encoding 50S ribosomal protein L13 yields the protein MDTLSYKTVSANKATARKEWVLVDAEGQTLGRLASKVAKLIRGKYKTNYTPHVDCGDNVIVINAEKVVLTGNKMADKEYIRHTGYPGGRRSLTASELIARKPIALVEKAVKGMLPKNKLGNQLYSNLYAVEGSEHSHEAQKPKKIDLNTIK from the coding sequence GTGGATACACTTAGTTATAAAACCGTTTCGGCCAACAAAGCAACTGCTCGTAAGGAGTGGGTTTTGGTTGATGCTGAGGGTCAAACCCTCGGTCGATTGGCCTCGAAAGTAGCGAAATTGATTCGCGGAAAGTACAAGACAAACTACACTCCTCATGTAGATTGTGGTGACAATGTTATCGTGATCAACGCTGAGAAAGTTGTTCTTACCGGAAACAAAATGGCCGATAAGGAGTACATCCGCCACACTGGCTATCCGGGTGGTCGTCGCTCTTTAACAGCGAGTGAACTTATAGCTCGTAAGCCAATTGCCTTGGTAGAAAAAGCAGTGAAAGGTATGCTTCCCAAAAACAAATTGGGAAATCAGCTTTACAGCAACCTATACGCGGTTGAAGGGAGCGAGCATTCTCACGAAGCACAGAAACCTAAGAAAATAGATCTCAACACAATAAAATAA
- the kbl gene encoding glycine C-acetyltransferase has protein sequence MYGKLKDHLQKEIEETKEAGLYKKERIITSEQGAEITLSTGEKVLNFCSNNYLGLSSHPDVVKAAKETLDNRGYGMSSVRFICGTQDIHKELEQKIADFHQMEDTILYAACFDANGGIFEPLLTKEDAIISDSLNHASIIDGVRLCKAARYRYQNNDMADLEVQLKAANESGARFKLIVTDGVFSMDGVVANMKGICDLADKYDALVMVDECHSAGFIGKTGRGSVELYDVMDRVDIITGTLGKALGGAMGGYTTGKKEIIELLRQRSRPYLFSNSLAPSIVGASIKVFDVLSGSTHLRDKLEHNVNYFKEGMSKLGFDIVDGDSAIVPVMLYDAKISQVMADKLLEEGIYVIGFFYPVVPKEKARIRVQLSAGHEREHLDKAIAAFEKVGKEMGVLKAVV, from the coding sequence ATGTACGGTAAACTCAAAGATCACCTTCAGAAGGAAATAGAAGAAACCAAAGAAGCAGGTTTATATAAAAAAGAACGAATTATTACTTCGGAGCAAGGCGCAGAAATTACCTTGAGCACAGGAGAGAAGGTATTGAACTTTTGTTCGAACAATTACCTCGGATTGTCATCACACCCCGATGTGGTAAAAGCCGCTAAAGAAACATTGGACAACCGAGGATATGGAATGTCATCTGTTCGATTCATTTGCGGAACACAAGACATCCACAAAGAGTTGGAACAGAAGATTGCCGATTTTCATCAGATGGAGGATACCATATTATACGCTGCTTGCTTTGATGCCAATGGAGGAATATTCGAGCCTCTACTTACAAAGGAAGACGCAATTATCAGCGATAGCCTCAATCACGCTTCGATCATTGATGGTGTGCGTTTGTGCAAAGCGGCACGTTACCGTTATCAAAACAACGATATGGCCGATCTGGAAGTGCAGCTCAAAGCCGCCAACGAGAGTGGTGCTCGATTTAAGTTGATTGTTACAGACGGTGTTTTCAGTATGGACGGTGTTGTGGCCAATATGAAAGGCATTTGTGATTTGGCCGATAAGTACGACGCCTTGGTAATGGTGGACGAATGTCATTCGGCGGGATTTATTGGCAAAACGGGGAGGGGTTCGGTAGAACTTTATGATGTAATGGATCGCGTGGATATCATCACGGGAACGCTGGGGAAAGCTCTAGGTGGCGCTATGGGAGGATACACCACTGGGAAGAAAGAAATCATCGAGTTGCTTCGTCAGCGATCGCGACCATATCTTTTCAGTAATTCATTGGCACCTTCCATTGTAGGAGCGTCGATTAAGGTTTTTGATGTGCTATCGGGAAGTACGCATCTTCGCGACAAGCTGGAACACAATGTGAACTATTTCAAAGAAGGAATGTCAAAACTCGGCTTTGATATAGTCGACGGTGACTCGGCCATCGTACCCGTAATGTTGTATGATGCCAAAATTTCTCAAGTTATGGCCGATAAGCTCTTGGAAGAAGGTATTTATGTGATTGGCTTCTTCTATCCAGTTGTTCCAAAAGAGAAAGCAAGGATTCGTGTTCAGTTATCGGCAGGACACGAAAGGGAACATCTTGACAAAGCGATTGCTGCTTTTGAAAAGGTGGGTAAGGAAATGGGAGTATTAAAAGCGGTTGTTTAA
- a CDS encoding SUMF1/EgtB/PvdO family nonheme iron enzyme, whose translation MKANSFFALFLLFVITSAFKEPQKDEVKLKKTFTSKYAYVPNGLVDLDDEKIETGAFYMFRTEVSNLNYAEFLNFLENEELKEKNAVQSDKWTELFESEPYAEHYFTHTAYQNYPVVNVSAEAAAAYCDWLTLVYETIDIGLPDDMRVVFRLPTRSEWVRAANGEASSPYSWGSRYLRSTDGIYLANFNGIGSEHIHRNQETGDFEIIPLTSKTGQGGYIDYVADVTAPVDGYAAHGFGLRQMNGNVAEILADSDQAAGGSWRSPG comes from the coding sequence ATGAAAGCAAATTCGTTCTTTGCCCTTTTTCTATTGTTTGTAATCACTTCGGCATTTAAAGAACCACAGAAGGACGAGGTCAAACTCAAGAAAACCTTTACCTCCAAATACGCTTACGTCCCGAATGGATTGGTAGATCTGGATGATGAAAAAATCGAAACTGGGGCTTTTTATATGTTTAGAACGGAAGTGTCCAATTTAAACTATGCTGAGTTTCTCAATTTCTTAGAAAACGAAGAGCTAAAAGAAAAAAACGCTGTTCAATCCGACAAGTGGACAGAGCTATTTGAATCAGAACCCTACGCAGAGCATTATTTCACTCACACCGCCTACCAGAATTATCCCGTAGTCAACGTTTCGGCAGAAGCCGCCGCAGCCTACTGCGATTGGCTCACATTAGTGTATGAGACTATAGACATCGGACTTCCCGATGACATGAGAGTTGTTTTCAGGCTTCCTACAAGATCAGAATGGGTTAGAGCGGCGAATGGCGAAGCTTCATCCCCCTACTCATGGGGTTCGCGTTACCTGCGTAGCACAGACGGTATCTATTTGGCAAATTTTAATGGAATCGGTTCTGAGCATATTCACCGAAATCAGGAAACAGGTGACTTTGAAATAATTCCACTCACGTCGAAAACGGGACAAGGGGGATACATTGATTATGTTGCTGACGTTACCGCTCCTGTTGATGGCTATGCTGCCCATGGTTTTGGCCTAAGGCAAATGAATGGGAATGTAGCAGAGATCTTGGCAGACTCAGATCAAGCGGCAGGCGGTTCTTGGCGAAGTCCGGGATAA
- a CDS encoding DUF5004 domain-containing protein: MKVSKFLPMVLFLGVLSFSSCNDDDDDEDPAPPTRTELLTGRNWMVEGYNIEPAIDIDGNGTQENNLIPFIDACNLDDFYDFNADGSYTIEEGASKCDPNDPTIVQSGDWLWNSDNTRLIFEASGGTTTEAEVISITATEVVVEFTSVDQGVTYTQTQTWN; encoded by the coding sequence ATGAAAGTATCTAAATTCCTACCGATGGTTCTTTTTCTTGGCGTCTTGAGCTTCTCAAGTTGCAACGATGACGATGATGACGAAGATCCGGCTCCGCCTACACGAACTGAATTACTAACTGGAAGAAACTGGATGGTTGAAGGTTATAATATTGAGCCAGCAATAGATATCGATGGCAATGGCACACAAGAAAACAACCTCATTCCGTTTATTGATGCGTGTAATCTGGACGATTTTTATGACTTCAATGCCGATGGGTCATACACGATCGAAGAAGGTGCTTCAAAATGTGATCCCAACGATCCTACCATTGTACAGAGTGGAGACTGGCTCTGGAATTCTGACAACACTCGATTAATTTTCGAGGCTTCCGGAGGAACAACTACTGAGGCTGAAGTCATTTCTATAACTGCTACGGAGGTGGTCGTGGAATTTACCAGCGTCGACCAAGGAGTTACTTACACTCAAACTCAGACCTGGAACTAA